One window of Pyrus communis chromosome 12, drPyrComm1.1, whole genome shotgun sequence genomic DNA carries:
- the LOC137711372 gene encoding uncharacterized protein: protein MEGGSNSSKSGVVVVTNERRPSGGIRIQNPFTLKVGQVFTGFGIGCGVGIGVGRPINLGAIPVLNQVMGATRGATDALSGASRHVNNALRKVGAKNIEAGIGCGVGIGHGFGVGLALKPGVLQQIQFHFVQGMTKIMTKFGISPNLAIGQGALPSSLQSAMGNVNDPSQNSMGSSMPLSTKPPDHTSLSLPGYGNNGTGSPVDTPLGSRTEKVLSSFLQSPLLKGEDSEPNEGAGRLRSENKILQMILKHQQVIEELMEENDKLRHILVEDLKVSPSKLQASYSSKNRSPCTDCFECRRKQRRK, encoded by the exons ATGGAGGGGGGCAGCAACAGTAGCAAGAGTGGCGTGGTGGTGGTGACCAATGAGAGAAGGCCAAGTGGGGGAATCCGAATCCAGAATCCGTTTACCTTGAAAGTGGGTCAAGTATTTACAGGCTTTGGCATAGGCTGCGGTGTTGGTATCGGTGTTGGCCGCCCCATAAATctag GTGCAATACCAGTACTGAATCAAGTCATGGGTGCTACAAGAGGTGCCACTGATGCATTATCTGGTGCTAGCAGACATGTAAACAACGCT TTGAGGAAGGTGGGAGCCAAGAACATTGAAGCGGGCATTGGATGTGGAGTTGGTATTGGTCATGGTTTTGGAGTTG GCCTTGCTCTGAAGCCAGGGGTGTTGCAACAAATTCAGTTTCATTTTGTA CAAGGAATGACAAAGATAATGACGAAGTTTGGAATTTCTCCCAATTTAGCCATTGGTCAAGGTGCCCTCCCAAGTTCTTTGCAAAGTGCCATGGGAAATGTAAATGACCCGAGCCAAAATTCAATGGGAAGTAGCATGCCGTTGTCAACAAAACCACCAGACCATACATCTCTAAGTTTGCCTGGATATGGAAATAATGGTACTGGTTCTCCGGTTGATACACCTCTTGGTAGTCGAACAGAAAAAGTTCTCAGCAGTTTTCTTCAGAGTCCACTTCTGAAGGGAGAGGACAGTGAACCAAATGAAGGG GCTGGACGCTTGAGGTCGGAGAACAAAATCCTTCAAATG ATATTGAAACACCAGCAAGTCATTGAAGAGCTGATGGAGGAGAACGATAAGCTTCGCCACATACTAGTGGAAGACCTGAAAGTCTCACCTAGCAAGCTGCAAGCAAGTTATTCAAGTAAAAACAGATCTCCATGTACAGATTGTTTTGAGTGTCGAAGAAAACAAAGGAGAAAATAG
- the LOC137710322 gene encoding 2-oxoglutarate-dependent dioxygenase 21, chloroplastic-like isoform X3, which produces MIYVILYHKKPSLSVWNYSFWIIQCNIFCQFSNAKGSDSDLSHQLAKLQLMEEKMKILVPILHPSQVTTIDVSQLHQDSHTRSVLVRSIHRACQEMGFFQVINHGISKTVTENALGSLSNFFDLPMDQKKLFSSDDISKPVRFVTNSRDFIKLYANPIENWIDLWPHNPTEFRESLGRYAAEVKRLSIDIIGAMVESLGLGPTYLRSSLGQGMQMIVGSRYPRCSSSSSILGISSHTDHSIITIILESTSGVEIMDFADNNAWKSVPATDGTLKVLVGNHLELLSNGLYKSVFHRVVPNPERNRISIGSFLSLPMEEIMEPAVELIDEQHPKRYKASSLDEYIKFLSSKEEKSYIESLKI; this is translated from the exons ATGATATATGTAATACTTTATCATAAAAAGCCCAGTCTTTCCGTATGGAACTATTCATTCTGGATTATACAATGCAACATATTTTGTCAATTTTCGAATGCAAAGGGTTCTGATTCTG ATCTCTCTCATCAGCTAGCTAAACTGCAACTTATGGAGGAAAAGATGAAGATTTTGGTGCCAATTTTGCATCCTTCGCAAGTGACCACTATTGATGTTAGCCAGCTGCACCAGGACTCTCACACAAGGTCGGTATTGGTCAGAAGTATTCACCGTGCTTGCCAAGAAATGGGGTTTTTTCAg GTTATCAATCATGGAATAAGCAAAACAGTCACTGAAAATGCTCTTGGCTCGTTGTCAAACTTCTTTGATTTGCCAATGGATCAGAAGAAGCTATTCTCGTCTGATGATATAAGCAAGCCAGTAAGATTTGTGACTAATTCGAGGGACTTTATCAAACTTTATGCCAACCCTATTGAAAATTGGATTGATTTATGGCCTCATAATCCCACAGAATTCAG AGAAAGTTTGGGAAGGTATGCAGCGGAAGTAAAGAGATTAAGCATCGATATAATTGGAGCCATGGTAGAGAGCTTAGGCCTCGGTCCAACCTACTTGAGGAGCAGCCTGGGGCAAGGAATGCAAATGATAGTAGGCAGCCGATATCCTAGGTGCTCCTCATCTAGCAGTATACTCGGAATATCGTCACATACAGACCACAGTATCATCACCATCATTCTTGAAAGTACGTCGGGGGTTGAGATTATGGATTTCGCAGACAATAATGCTTGGAAGTCTGTTCCGGCAACCGACGGTACCCTTAAGGTTCTAGTAGGGAATCATCTCGAACTACTCAGCAACGGGTTGTACAAGAGTGTTTTCCACAGGGTGGTTCCAAACCCTGAAAGGAATAGGATTTCTATAGGTAGCTTTCTTAGCCTACCCATGGAAGAGATAATGGAGCCTGCCGTGGAGCTCATTGATGAGCAGCATCCCAAAAGATACAAGGCAAGTAGCTTAGATGAATATATCAAGTTTCTCTCCTCCAAAGAAGAAAAATCCTACATAGAGAGTTTGAAGATTTGA
- the LOC137710322 gene encoding 2-oxoglutarate-dependent dioxygenase 21, chloroplastic-like isoform X4, with product MYERFVNDFFRVGICNSLSHILIDLSHQLAKLQLMEEKMKILVPILHPSQVTTIDVSQLHQDSHTRSVLVRSIHRACQEMGFFQVINHGISKTVTENALGSLSNFFDLPMDQKKLFSSDDISKPVRFVTNSRDFIKLYANPIENWIDLWPHNPTEFRESLGRYAAEVKRLSIDIIGAMVESLGLGPTYLRSSLGQGMQMIVGSRYPRCSSSSSILGISSHTDHSIITIILESTSGVEIMDFADNNAWKSVPATDGTLKVLVGNHLELLSNGLYKSVFHRVVPNPERNRISIGSFLSLPMEEIMEPAVELIDEQHPKRYKASSLDEYIKFLSSKEEKSYIESLKI from the exons ATGTATGAGAGATTTGTAAACGACTTCTTCCGAGTAGGGATTTGCAATTCTCTCTCACATATCTTAATCG ATCTCTCTCATCAGCTAGCTAAACTGCAACTTATGGAGGAAAAGATGAAGATTTTGGTGCCAATTTTGCATCCTTCGCAAGTGACCACTATTGATGTTAGCCAGCTGCACCAGGACTCTCACACAAGGTCGGTATTGGTCAGAAGTATTCACCGTGCTTGCCAAGAAATGGGGTTTTTTCAg GTTATCAATCATGGAATAAGCAAAACAGTCACTGAAAATGCTCTTGGCTCGTTGTCAAACTTCTTTGATTTGCCAATGGATCAGAAGAAGCTATTCTCGTCTGATGATATAAGCAAGCCAGTAAGATTTGTGACTAATTCGAGGGACTTTATCAAACTTTATGCCAACCCTATTGAAAATTGGATTGATTTATGGCCTCATAATCCCACAGAATTCAG AGAAAGTTTGGGAAGGTATGCAGCGGAAGTAAAGAGATTAAGCATCGATATAATTGGAGCCATGGTAGAGAGCTTAGGCCTCGGTCCAACCTACTTGAGGAGCAGCCTGGGGCAAGGAATGCAAATGATAGTAGGCAGCCGATATCCTAGGTGCTCCTCATCTAGCAGTATACTCGGAATATCGTCACATACAGACCACAGTATCATCACCATCATTCTTGAAAGTACGTCGGGGGTTGAGATTATGGATTTCGCAGACAATAATGCTTGGAAGTCTGTTCCGGCAACCGACGGTACCCTTAAGGTTCTAGTAGGGAATCATCTCGAACTACTCAGCAACGGGTTGTACAAGAGTGTTTTCCACAGGGTGGTTCCAAACCCTGAAAGGAATAGGATTTCTATAGGTAGCTTTCTTAGCCTACCCATGGAAGAGATAATGGAGCCTGCCGTGGAGCTCATTGATGAGCAGCATCCCAAAAGATACAAGGCAAGTAGCTTAGATGAATATATCAAGTTTCTCTCCTCCAAAGAAGAAAAATCCTACATAGAGAGTTTGAAGATTTGA
- the LOC137710322 gene encoding 2-oxoglutarate-dependent dioxygenase 21, chloroplastic-like isoform X6 has translation MEEKMKILVPILHPSQVTTIDVSQLHQDSHTRSVLVRSIHRACQEMGFFQVINHGISKTVTENALGSLSNFFDLPMDQKKLFSSDDISKPVRFVTNSRDFIKLYANPIENWIDLWPHNPTEFRESLGRYAAEVKRLSIDIIGAMVESLGLGPTYLRSSLGQGMQMIVGSRYPRCSSSSSILGISSHTDHSIITIILESTSGVEIMDFADNNAWKSVPATDGTLKVLVGNHLELLSNGLYKSVFHRVVPNPERNRISIGSFLSLPMEEIMEPAVELIDEQHPKRYKASSLDEYIKFLSSKEEKSYIESLKI, from the exons ATGGAGGAAAAGATGAAGATTTTGGTGCCAATTTTGCATCCTTCGCAAGTGACCACTATTGATGTTAGCCAGCTGCACCAGGACTCTCACACAAGGTCGGTATTGGTCAGAAGTATTCACCGTGCTTGCCAAGAAATGGGGTTTTTTCAg GTTATCAATCATGGAATAAGCAAAACAGTCACTGAAAATGCTCTTGGCTCGTTGTCAAACTTCTTTGATTTGCCAATGGATCAGAAGAAGCTATTCTCGTCTGATGATATAAGCAAGCCAGTAAGATTTGTGACTAATTCGAGGGACTTTATCAAACTTTATGCCAACCCTATTGAAAATTGGATTGATTTATGGCCTCATAATCCCACAGAATTCAG AGAAAGTTTGGGAAGGTATGCAGCGGAAGTAAAGAGATTAAGCATCGATATAATTGGAGCCATGGTAGAGAGCTTAGGCCTCGGTCCAACCTACTTGAGGAGCAGCCTGGGGCAAGGAATGCAAATGATAGTAGGCAGCCGATATCCTAGGTGCTCCTCATCTAGCAGTATACTCGGAATATCGTCACATACAGACCACAGTATCATCACCATCATTCTTGAAAGTACGTCGGGGGTTGAGATTATGGATTTCGCAGACAATAATGCTTGGAAGTCTGTTCCGGCAACCGACGGTACCCTTAAGGTTCTAGTAGGGAATCATCTCGAACTACTCAGCAACGGGTTGTACAAGAGTGTTTTCCACAGGGTGGTTCCAAACCCTGAAAGGAATAGGATTTCTATAGGTAGCTTTCTTAGCCTACCCATGGAAGAGATAATGGAGCCTGCCGTGGAGCTCATTGATGAGCAGCATCCCAAAAGATACAAGGCAAGTAGCTTAGATGAATATATCAAGTTTCTCTCCTCCAAAGAAGAAAAATCCTACATAGAGAGTTTGAAGATTTGA
- the LOC137710322 gene encoding 2-oxoglutarate-dependent dioxygenase 21, chloroplastic-like isoform X5: MSVQDWKSTTFGHRDLSHQLAKLQLMEEKMKILVPILHPSQVTTIDVSQLHQDSHTRSVLVRSIHRACQEMGFFQVINHGISKTVTENALGSLSNFFDLPMDQKKLFSSDDISKPVRFVTNSRDFIKLYANPIENWIDLWPHNPTEFRESLGRYAAEVKRLSIDIIGAMVESLGLGPTYLRSSLGQGMQMIVGSRYPRCSSSSSILGISSHTDHSIITIILESTSGVEIMDFADNNAWKSVPATDGTLKVLVGNHLELLSNGLYKSVFHRVVPNPERNRISIGSFLSLPMEEIMEPAVELIDEQHPKRYKASSLDEYIKFLSSKEEKSYIESLKI; the protein is encoded by the exons ATGTCGGTACAAGACTGGAAGAGCACGACCTTTGGACATAGAG ATCTCTCTCATCAGCTAGCTAAACTGCAACTTATGGAGGAAAAGATGAAGATTTTGGTGCCAATTTTGCATCCTTCGCAAGTGACCACTATTGATGTTAGCCAGCTGCACCAGGACTCTCACACAAGGTCGGTATTGGTCAGAAGTATTCACCGTGCTTGCCAAGAAATGGGGTTTTTTCAg GTTATCAATCATGGAATAAGCAAAACAGTCACTGAAAATGCTCTTGGCTCGTTGTCAAACTTCTTTGATTTGCCAATGGATCAGAAGAAGCTATTCTCGTCTGATGATATAAGCAAGCCAGTAAGATTTGTGACTAATTCGAGGGACTTTATCAAACTTTATGCCAACCCTATTGAAAATTGGATTGATTTATGGCCTCATAATCCCACAGAATTCAG AGAAAGTTTGGGAAGGTATGCAGCGGAAGTAAAGAGATTAAGCATCGATATAATTGGAGCCATGGTAGAGAGCTTAGGCCTCGGTCCAACCTACTTGAGGAGCAGCCTGGGGCAAGGAATGCAAATGATAGTAGGCAGCCGATATCCTAGGTGCTCCTCATCTAGCAGTATACTCGGAATATCGTCACATACAGACCACAGTATCATCACCATCATTCTTGAAAGTACGTCGGGGGTTGAGATTATGGATTTCGCAGACAATAATGCTTGGAAGTCTGTTCCGGCAACCGACGGTACCCTTAAGGTTCTAGTAGGGAATCATCTCGAACTACTCAGCAACGGGTTGTACAAGAGTGTTTTCCACAGGGTGGTTCCAAACCCTGAAAGGAATAGGATTTCTATAGGTAGCTTTCTTAGCCTACCCATGGAAGAGATAATGGAGCCTGCCGTGGAGCTCATTGATGAGCAGCATCCCAAAAGATACAAGGCAAGTAGCTTAGATGAATATATCAAGTTTCTCTCCTCCAAAGAAGAAAAATCCTACATAGAGAGTTTGAAGATTTGA